A part of Prolixibacteraceae bacterium genomic DNA contains:
- a CDS encoding HlyD family efflux transporter periplasmic adaptor subunit, giving the protein MSKDTNLTSKRRWIALGIVATLIIGYFVFRKGDEKNTILTAKAIQQDLVITVETTGELDALNSVKIKGPDGMRKARIWQAKINRLIEEGTTVKKGDFVAEIDKSSLSDQIKNATDDVTLAESNMIQQKLDTTLTLRQSRDNILNLKYQVEESIIKLEQSAFEPPATIKQAKMNVEKNRRSLKQAKMNYRIKCDQMEAKMKQISTKFSKKRRQLDFLLKLEKEFVIFAPEDGMVVYHKDEWSGQKVKEGSNIHGFNPVVATLPDLSKMVSKTFINEVDIRRIKLKQKVEIGLDAFPEKRYSGVVTKVANVGEQKPNSDAKVFEVEITINESDPIFRPSMTTSNRIITKIVEDQKLIPIEALYTDNDSIFYIYKKQGFGFKKTVVTVGDQNDHDVAILTGIENNDVVSLNRIEE; this is encoded by the coding sequence ATGAGCAAAGACACAAACCTGACATCTAAGAGAAGATGGATTGCCTTAGGTATAGTAGCAACACTTATCATTGGATACTTTGTATTTCGAAAAGGAGATGAGAAAAATACGATACTCACGGCGAAAGCCATTCAGCAAGACCTAGTTATTACAGTGGAGACAACAGGAGAGCTGGATGCACTAAATTCTGTAAAGATAAAAGGGCCTGATGGCATGCGAAAAGCACGTATATGGCAAGCAAAGATTAATCGACTTATTGAAGAGGGTACCACAGTGAAAAAAGGGGATTTCGTTGCTGAAATAGATAAATCATCTCTTAGTGATCAAATAAAAAATGCAACAGATGATGTTACACTAGCTGAATCGAATATGATTCAACAGAAGTTGGATACGACACTTACCCTTCGCCAGTCACGAGACAATATCTTAAACTTAAAATATCAAGTTGAAGAGTCAATCATCAAACTAGAACAGTCTGCATTTGAACCACCTGCAACAATCAAACAAGCGAAGATGAATGTAGAGAAGAATAGGCGTTCATTAAAGCAAGCTAAAATGAATTATCGCATTAAGTGTGATCAGATGGAAGCTAAGATGAAACAGATTAGCACTAAATTCTCAAAGAAAAGACGTCAACTAGATTTCTTATTAAAACTTGAAAAGGAGTTTGTAATCTTTGCACCTGAAGACGGTATGGTAGTTTATCACAAAGATGAGTGGTCGGGACAGAAAGTCAAAGAGGGGTCCAATATTCATGGTTTCAACCCTGTTGTTGCAACGCTTCCTGACCTGAGTAAGATGGTTTCGAAAACATTTATCAATGAGGTGGATATTCGTCGCATTAAATTAAAACAAAAAGTAGAAATTGGATTGGATGCATTTCCTGAAAAAAGGTACAGTGGTGTGGTAACTAAGGTAGCAAATGTAGGAGAGCAGAAACCAAACTCTGATGCAAAAGTCTTTGAGGTCGAAATTACGATCAATGAATCAGATCCTATTTTTAGACCATCGATGACCACTTCGAATCGTATTATAACAAAGATTGTAGAGGATCAAAAACTCATTCCTATAGAGGCTCTATATACAGATAATGACTCTATCTTTTATATCTATAAGAAACAGGGCTTCGGTTTCAAAAAGACAGTGGTAACTGTAGGAGATCAAAATGATCATGATGTAGCAATTCTTACAGGAATAGAGAATAACGATGTGGTATCTCTGAATCGCATTGAAGAATAG
- a CDS encoding ABC transporter permease, whose amino-acid sequence MDRFIFNFQIALEAIRSNKLRSFLTALGIIFGVSAVISMMAIGAGAQQEILDQMKLVGVNNIIITPIKKQSDEKIEEEATGHKERFSPGLNMQDLKNISYTLQNIEEMSGEVILNSYMIHDGRRKSIKILGVNSGYFKMFNYNFLAGATFAQSQSNHGLPVCIIGEQAVKRFFNNQIPIGRRIKCGQQWLTIIGVLKDRGVVTTDSKELGIRNTNLDVYIPLQTMLLRYKNRGMITKQAILMANSGNDDDKDNASASSKKKSTTHQLDKIVIQVKETEELGNTAEIIHRLLKRRHNDNIDFEITVPELLLKQQQKTKEIFNMVLGAIAGISLLVGGIGIMNIMLASVMERIKEIGLRIALGAQKSDIIQQFLCESMLISLVGGIIGIILGVLLSVIISKVAEIATIISFISIITSFGVSTIIGIVFGITPARKAANQNPITSLRHE is encoded by the coding sequence ATGGATCGTTTTATATTCAATTTTCAAATCGCCTTAGAGGCGATTCGATCAAATAAGCTACGCTCTTTTCTAACTGCTCTAGGGATTATATTTGGGGTAAGTGCTGTTATCTCGATGATGGCTATTGGTGCTGGAGCACAGCAAGAGATTTTAGACCAGATGAAGCTTGTAGGGGTGAATAATATTATCATAACACCCATCAAGAAACAGTCAGATGAGAAGATAGAAGAGGAGGCAACGGGACATAAAGAACGTTTTTCTCCTGGTCTTAATATGCAAGATTTAAAGAACATCTCATATACCCTACAGAATATTGAAGAGATGAGTGGGGAGGTTATTCTAAACAGTTATATGATTCATGATGGTCGACGTAAATCCATCAAAATTCTTGGAGTAAATAGTGGCTACTTTAAGATGTTTAATTACAACTTTTTAGCAGGTGCTACATTTGCGCAAAGTCAATCGAACCACGGATTACCAGTATGTATCATTGGAGAACAGGCTGTCAAGAGATTCTTTAATAACCAAATACCCATTGGAAGAAGAATTAAATGTGGACAACAGTGGCTTACAATTATCGGCGTATTAAAAGATAGAGGTGTTGTTACAACGGACTCTAAAGAGTTAGGTATTCGAAACACCAATCTAGATGTCTATATACCACTTCAAACCATGTTGCTTCGTTATAAGAATAGAGGTATGATCACCAAGCAAGCCATCTTGATGGCCAATAGTGGTAATGATGATGATAAAGATAATGCTTCAGCCTCTAGTAAGAAGAAATCAACAACTCACCAGTTAGATAAGATCGTCATTCAAGTGAAAGAGACAGAGGAGTTAGGGAATACGGCTGAAATTATTCATCGCCTACTAAAGCGCAGGCATAATGATAATATTGATTTTGAGATCACAGTTCCAGAACTACTTCTCAAGCAACAACAGAAGACCAAAGAGATCTTTAATATGGTTTTAGGAGCCATTGCGGGAATATCACTGTTGGTTGGAGGTATAGGTATTATGAATATCATGTTGGCCTCTGTCATGGAACGTATCAAAGAGATTGGACTTAGAATTGCTCTTGGAGCACAGAAGAGTGATATTATACAACAGTTTCTTTGTGAGTCAATGCTTATTAGTCTGGTTGGTGGAATTATAGGGATCATTCTTGGAGTACTATTATCCGTAATCATCTCTAAAGTAGCAGAGATCGCTACAATAATCTCTTTTATCTCCATTATTACCTCTTTTGGTGTATCCACTATTATTGGAATTGTCTTTGGGATTACTCCTGCTAGAAAGGCCGCCAATCAAAATCCTATAACCTCATTACGTCATGAATAG
- a CDS encoding TolC family protein, producing MANFSYGQLTKLTLEEVIALAKEKSLNAQIAVNKKDNKYWEYRNYLATTLPNLSLSGNLPNYKSGISPVNQDDGSTAFRKNSQASSDLRVSLSQNIPWTGTKISLNSELSRIDILEGKDTGVSYSTTPLYVTVEQPVFAFNKFKWDRKIAPLLYEESKKEFQEEFENISYRATQNFFQLLLAQVDVAIAQKNQANNDTIYNIGKGRYNLGKIAENELLQLQLNTLSSSRDVSTAKIALESARLNLNTFIGRPKGEDFQLISPDQLPIFKIDPQLALEEAKKNRKQYLAFKRRRIEAKREVARAKGNSSLNVNVIGSYGVSQYADDIHLAYKDFNEQQRLRIGFNIPLVDWKQRKSKLLMAEASQKLTENTITQESQLFEQEIIVLAQKIPIIYDRVKSTELANKIAQKQYEISRQRYMVANISITDLNLSLKGKDSASSSYLRALREFWTSYYQLRMLTMYDFENQHPIINVPEEEKP from the coding sequence ATGGCAAATTTCAGCTATGGACAGTTAACAAAACTGACCTTAGAAGAGGTCATTGCACTAGCAAAAGAGAAGTCACTGAATGCACAAATTGCAGTAAATAAAAAGGATAACAAATATTGGGAGTATCGTAATTATCTTGCTACAACCTTACCAAATCTAAGCCTTTCAGGAAACCTTCCGAACTATAAGAGTGGTATTAGTCCGGTTAATCAAGATGATGGTTCAACGGCATTTCGTAAAAACAGCCAAGCATCGTCAGATCTTAGAGTTAGCTTGTCTCAGAATATACCATGGACGGGTACAAAGATATCCTTAAATAGTGAACTTAGTCGTATTGATATCCTAGAAGGAAAAGATACAGGCGTATCTTACTCGACCACTCCTCTTTATGTAACTGTAGAGCAGCCTGTCTTTGCATTTAATAAATTTAAATGGGACAGGAAGATTGCACCACTACTCTATGAAGAGTCGAAGAAAGAGTTTCAAGAAGAGTTTGAGAACATTAGCTATAGAGCAACACAAAACTTCTTTCAGCTTCTTCTTGCCCAAGTAGATGTAGCCATTGCACAGAAGAATCAAGCGAATAATGACACCATCTATAATATAGGAAAGGGAAGATACAATTTAGGTAAGATTGCAGAGAATGAACTGTTGCAACTACAACTTAACACCCTATCCTCTAGCCGAGATGTATCCACAGCAAAGATTGCATTAGAGAGTGCTAGATTGAATCTAAACACTTTTATAGGTAGACCTAAAGGAGAGGATTTCCAACTTATCAGCCCAGATCAACTACCTATATTTAAGATCGATCCTCAACTAGCTTTAGAAGAGGCAAAAAAGAATCGTAAACAGTATTTGGCATTTAAGCGTAGACGAATTGAAGCAAAGAGAGAAGTGGCTCGTGCAAAAGGAAATTCTTCCCTTAATGTAAATGTTATTGGTAGTTACGGGGTTTCACAATATGCAGATGATATACACCTCGCCTACAAAGATTTTAATGAGCAACAACGTTTACGAATTGGTTTCAATATTCCATTGGTAGATTGGAAACAACGTAAATCTAAATTACTGATGGCCGAGGCGAGTCAAAAACTTACGGAGAATACGATCACACAGGAGTCTCAACTATTTGAACAAGAAATCATTGTTCTAGCACAGAAGATTCCAATTATATATGATCGTGTTAAATCGACAGAGCTGGCCAATAAGATTGCTCAGAAACAGTACGAAATCTCAAGACAGCGATATATGGTAGCCAATATAAGCATTACAGACTTGAACCTCTCATTAAAAGGGAAGGATAGTGCTAGTAGCTCATATCTAAGAGCATTACGAGAGTTCTGGACTTCGTACTATCAATTAAGAATGTTAACGATGTATGATTTTGAGAATCAGCATCCTATTATTAATGTTCCAGAAGAGGAAAAACCATGA
- a CDS encoding ABC transporter ATP-binding protein: protein MKTIIEIKDLIKDYHMGSSNVRALDHVSLSISEGEYVSFMGPSGSGKTTLMNIIGCLDLPTDGSYHLNGKSIFNIEADEMAAIRNNEIGFVFQSFNLLPRSSALENVALPLVYAGVAKEARLEKAYQSLERVGLGNRVDHKPSELSGGQQQRVAIARALVNNPSLILADEPTGALDTKTSYEIMDLFEELHLKGHSIVMVTHEEEIAEYAKRVIRMRDGYIEKDTLNNQQE from the coding sequence ATGAAGACGATTATAGAAATAAAAGACCTTATCAAGGACTATCATATGGGTAGCTCTAATGTAAGAGCACTAGACCATGTCTCTCTTAGTATATCAGAAGGAGAGTATGTTAGCTTTATGGGACCATCTGGATCAGGTAAAACGACCTTAATGAATATCATTGGCTGCCTAGACCTTCCTACAGATGGAAGTTATCATCTTAATGGTAAAAGTATTTTTAATATCGAAGCGGACGAAATGGCCGCCATTCGTAATAATGAAATAGGGTTTGTATTCCAATCCTTCAATCTACTTCCAAGAAGTAGTGCCCTTGAAAATGTTGCATTACCTCTTGTGTATGCAGGAGTTGCAAAAGAGGCACGACTTGAAAAAGCCTACCAATCACTTGAAAGGGTTGGACTTGGCAATCGTGTGGACCACAAACCTTCTGAGTTATCTGGAGGTCAACAACAGAGGGTGGCTATAGCCAGAGCACTTGTCAATAACCCTTCGCTGATCTTAGCAGATGAACCAACAGGAGCACTCGATACCAAAACATCTTATGAGATTATGGATCTTTTCGAGGAACTCCATCTTAAAGGTCATAGTATTGTAATGGTGACCCATGAGGAGGAGATTGCAGAATATGCGAAAAGAGTTATTCGTATGAGAGATGGATATATAGAGAAAGATACCCTTAATAATCAACAAGAGTGA
- the kbl gene encoding glycine C-acetyltransferase yields the protein MYGKIKEHLQNELAEIKDAGLFKSERIIVTPQNAEIALDNGQDVLNFCANNYLGLSDHPELIKAAKESLDARGFGMSSVRFICGTQDVHKELEQKVAEFFGTEDTILYAACFDANGGVFEPLFTAEDAIISDSLNHASIIDGVRLCKAQRYRYKNADMADLEQQLIKAQEQRFRIIVTDGVFSMDGNVAPMDEIIRLAEKYDAMVMVDECHSAGVVGETGRGVTELYDCRGKVDIITGTLGKAFGGAIGGFTTGKKEVIEMLRQRSRPYLFSNSIPPSIAAAGIRMFDLISDNNELQDRLHENTKYFVSQMGDAGFDTKPTSSAICAVMLYDAKLSQDFASMLSDEGIYVTGFYYPVVPKDQARIRVQLSAAHTREHLDKAIQAFIKVGKELKVIS from the coding sequence ATGTACGGTAAAATTAAAGAACATCTTCAAAACGAGCTAGCTGAAATTAAAGATGCAGGCTTGTTTAAAAGCGAACGTATTATTGTAACACCACAAAATGCAGAGATTGCATTAGATAACGGACAGGACGTATTGAACTTCTGTGCCAATAACTATTTAGGACTGTCTGATCATCCTGAACTTATTAAGGCTGCTAAAGAGAGTCTTGATGCAAGAGGTTTTGGTATGTCATCGGTACGTTTTATTTGTGGAACACAAGATGTGCATAAAGAGCTAGAGCAGAAAGTTGCGGAGTTCTTCGGTACGGAAGATACTATCCTATATGCAGCATGTTTTGATGCTAATGGGGGTGTTTTTGAACCACTTTTTACTGCTGAAGATGCGATCATCTCAGATTCATTAAACCATGCTTCTATTATTGATGGAGTGCGTTTGTGTAAGGCACAAAGATACCGTTATAAGAATGCTGATATGGCTGATCTTGAGCAACAGTTGATTAAAGCACAAGAGCAACGTTTTAGAATTATTGTTACGGATGGTGTATTCTCAATGGACGGAAATGTGGCACCAATGGATGAAATTATTCGTCTAGCGGAGAAATATGATGCTATGGTGATGGTGGATGAGTGTCACTCTGCAGGAGTTGTTGGTGAAACAGGTCGTGGTGTAACAGAACTATATGATTGTCGTGGTAAGGTAGATATTATCACAGGAACTCTAGGAAAAGCTTTTGGTGGAGCTATTGGTGGATTCACGACTGGAAAGAAAGAGGTGATTGAAATGCTAAGACAGCGATCACGTCCTTATCTGTTCTCGAACTCTATTCCTCCTTCGATTGCAGCAGCAGGGATTCGTATGTTTGATCTAATTAGTGATAACAACGAACTACAAGATCGTTTACATGAAAATACAAAGTATTTTGTCTCTCAAATGGGAGATGCTGGTTTCGATACCAAACCGACTTCATCTGCTATTTGTGCAGTGATGCTTTATGATGCAAAACTATCTCAAGACTTTGCTTCTATGTTATCTGATGAAGGTATCTATGTAACAGGTTTTTATTATCCAGTTGTTCCAAAAGACCAAGCACGTATTAGGGTTCAACTTTCGGCTGCACATACAAGAGAGCATCTAGATAAAGCAATTCAAGCATTTATTAAAGTAGGCAAAGAGCTAAAGGTAATTTCTTAG
- the gltX gene encoding glutamate--tRNA ligase translates to MSERKVRVRFAPSPTGPLHIGGVRTALFNYLFAKKNGGDFLLRIEDTDQTRYVPGAEAYIIESLKWSGMDIDEGPENPGTCGPYRQSERKEIYHEYALQLVQSGDAYYAFDTPEELDAVRTAHEEKKETFTYNAATRMSMRNSLSMDAAEVEKLLAEGVPAVIRFKMPTDQEVSDTDLIRGKVKFQASLLDDKVLYKADGMPTYHLANVVDDYLMNISHVIRGEEWLPSLPLHILLYEKLGWTSQRPQFAHLPLILKPVGKGKLSKRDGDKLGFPVFPLEWKDPQSGDISRGYREDGYLPEAFVNMLALLGWNPGTEQEIFTMDELCEVFSLERVTKSGARFDPEKTKWFNHQYVSTLDNSKLVELFMPTLLAEGVDVSGLDLERVVGMVKERVNFVNELWEQTSFFFVDPISYDPKVVKKRWKEAVPGYVTEIKEVVAAVDNWNAADIKSAVSDLVNSKEWGFGLIMNALRLAIVGGGFGPDLFDICEIIGKEATLRRLDNAIQNIQR, encoded by the coding sequence ATGAGTGAAAGAAAAGTAAGAGTTCGTTTTGCACCGAGTCCCACAGGACCTCTTCACATAGGAGGAGTGCGAACTGCATTATTTAACTACCTATTCGCAAAGAAAAATGGTGGTGACTTCCTTCTTCGTATCGAAGATACGGATCAAACAAGATACGTGCCAGGAGCTGAAGCCTATATCATTGAAAGCTTAAAATGGAGTGGTATGGATATTGACGAAGGTCCAGAAAACCCTGGAACATGTGGTCCATATCGACAGAGTGAGAGAAAAGAGATCTATCACGAATATGCTTTACAACTTGTACAGAGTGGGGATGCATATTATGCTTTCGATACTCCTGAGGAGTTAGATGCAGTTCGAACAGCGCACGAAGAGAAGAAAGAGACTTTCACTTACAATGCAGCGACTCGTATGTCTATGAGGAATTCTCTTTCTATGGATGCAGCAGAAGTAGAGAAGCTTCTTGCAGAGGGTGTTCCTGCAGTTATTCGTTTTAAGATGCCAACAGATCAAGAAGTTTCTGACACAGATCTTATTCGTGGTAAGGTAAAGTTCCAAGCATCACTTCTTGACGACAAAGTACTATATAAAGCGGATGGTATGCCAACGTACCACCTTGCAAATGTGGTTGATGACTACCTAATGAATATCTCTCATGTTATTCGTGGTGAAGAGTGGTTACCATCTCTTCCTCTGCATATTCTATTATATGAGAAGTTAGGATGGACATCCCAGCGTCCACAATTTGCACACCTTCCACTGATCCTTAAACCAGTAGGTAAAGGAAAGTTGAGCAAGCGTGATGGGGATAAACTTGGATTTCCTGTTTTCCCATTAGAGTGGAAAGATCCTCAATCAGGGGATATCTCTCGTGGATACCGTGAAGATGGATATCTACCAGAAGCTTTTGTTAACATGCTAGCACTTCTAGGATGGAATCCTGGAACAGAACAAGAGATCTTCACCATGGATGAACTTTGTGAAGTTTTCTCACTAGAGCGTGTTACGAAATCAGGTGCTCGTTTCGATCCAGAGAAGACAAAATGGTTCAACCATCAATATGTTTCAACTCTTGACAACTCAAAATTAGTGGAGCTATTTATGCCAACACTACTAGCTGAAGGTGTTGATGTCTCAGGACTTGACCTAGAGAGAGTTGTAGGTATGGTTAAAGAGCGAGTTAACTTTGTCAACGAGCTATGGGAACAAACATCATTCTTCTTTGTAGACCCAATATCTTATGACCCCAAAGTGGTTAAGAAGAGATGGAAAGAGGCTGTTCCAGGTTATGTTACAGAGATTAAAGAGGTCGTTGCAGCTGTAGATAATTGGAATGCTGCAGACATCAAATCAGCAGTATCTGATCTTGTTAATAGTAAAGAGTGGGGGTTCGGGTTGATCATGAATGCACTTCGTCTTGCGATTGTAGGTGGAGGTTTTGGTCCTGACCTATTTGATATATGTGAAATCATTGGCAAAGAAGCGACATTACGTCGTCTTGATAATGCGATACAGAATATCCAGCGTTAA
- a CDS encoding sulfatase-like hydrolase/transferase produces MNKITLLLLCIILHGCKQRTTNDRPNIVWIVSEDNSAHFMNLYASNGVATPNIEKLANKGILFENAYSMAPVCSAARSAIISGCNNVRTGTQFHRASQDVPLPHGVEFYSKLLQDAGYYTANNSKEDYNYKTTDKGWNESSRKASYRNRKEGQPFFQVWNFGTTHESCLHFDPKEVTTKPTNINPDTITVFPYHPNTKLFRYTYARYYDQIQKMDKQVGEKVKQLKEDGLLSNTIIFYYGDNGGILPRSKGYAYDNGTKVPMVVYLPKKYQHLFPTELPNRSKAMVNFTDLAPTLLSITGCKIPNELDGKPFLGKSVTKEDLNSRDEVFSFADRFDEKSDMVRTIRIGNYEYIRSYQPFYIDGQYNMYRYKQATYREWYNLYRDGELTAQQSAFFKDRPAEMLFDLSKDPHEIKNLSSDPHYRDILSKMRSKMIQKEQDLNDLSFFPESYLQKVAFSDPSSFGIKHKKEINELMDIANLELLSFDEAKESIVANLNASNPWKRYWALIVCSSFGRQAEELLPVIQTIASQDDERLVRVRAIEYLGLLGDKKVIKDITDEVNQSKNVMEIVEILNSASMIKMHQPNFNFHINPNLISPDWDKKETVWVKNLVSYLNGEGLII; encoded by the coding sequence ATGAATAAAATCACACTACTTCTCTTATGCATCATTTTACATGGTTGTAAGCAGAGAACTACAAACGATCGTCCCAACATTGTATGGATTGTTTCTGAAGATAATTCTGCACACTTTATGAACTTATATGCCTCTAACGGGGTAGCCACCCCAAATATTGAAAAGCTGGCCAATAAGGGGATATTATTTGAGAATGCATATAGTATGGCACCAGTATGTTCTGCTGCAAGAAGTGCCATCATATCGGGATGTAACAATGTTAGAACAGGTACACAGTTCCATCGTGCATCGCAGGATGTCCCTCTTCCTCATGGTGTAGAATTCTACTCTAAGTTACTTCAAGATGCTGGTTACTATACAGCAAACAATAGCAAAGAGGATTACAACTACAAGACTACAGACAAAGGTTGGAATGAATCCTCTCGAAAAGCAAGCTATCGAAATCGTAAAGAGGGACAACCATTTTTTCAAGTATGGAACTTCGGGACCACACATGAAAGTTGTTTACATTTTGACCCTAAAGAGGTGACAACAAAACCAACAAACATTAACCCCGACACCATTACTGTGTTCCCATATCATCCAAACACCAAATTGTTCAGGTACACTTACGCAAGATATTATGATCAAATACAGAAGATGGATAAGCAAGTAGGTGAGAAGGTAAAACAGTTAAAAGAAGATGGTTTACTTTCCAATACCATTATCTTCTATTATGGAGATAACGGGGGAATACTACCGAGAAGTAAAGGATATGCTTATGATAATGGAACCAAGGTCCCTATGGTTGTATACCTTCCGAAGAAGTACCAACATCTATTTCCAACCGAGCTACCTAATCGAAGTAAAGCGATGGTTAACTTCACCGATTTGGCTCCAACATTATTATCTATCACTGGCTGTAAAATACCAAACGAACTCGACGGGAAACCATTCTTAGGCAAGAGTGTAACAAAAGAAGATCTTAACAGTAGAGATGAAGTATTTTCATTTGCCGATCGTTTTGATGAAAAAAGTGATATGGTTCGAACCATTCGCATAGGCAACTACGAGTACATCAGAAGTTATCAACCTTTTTATATCGATGGACAGTACAATATGTACAGATATAAACAAGCGACATATAGAGAGTGGTATAACCTCTACAGAGATGGAGAATTAACAGCACAGCAGAGTGCCTTCTTTAAAGATCGTCCTGCAGAGATGCTCTTTGACCTATCGAAAGATCCACACGAAATTAAGAATCTAAGTAGTGACCCACATTACCGTGATATCTTAAGTAAGATGAGATCTAAAATGATACAGAAAGAGCAAGATTTAAATGACCTAAGCTTCTTCCCAGAGTCTTACCTACAAAAAGTGGCATTCTCTGATCCTTCTAGTTTTGGAATAAAGCATAAAAAAGAGATCAACGAGTTAATGGACATCGCAAACCTTGAACTGCTTTCTTTTGATGAAGCGAAGGAATCTATCGTAGCCAACTTAAATGCGTCGAATCCATGGAAGAGATATTGGGCATTAATCGTATGTTCAAGTTTTGGCAGACAAGCAGAAGAACTACTTCCTGTTATCCAAACCATCGCATCTCAGGATGATGAGAGGCTAGTTAGAGTAAGAGCCATTGAATACCTTGGACTTTTGGGAGACAAGAAGGTCATTAAGGATATAACAGATGAGGTGAATCAGTCTAAAAACGTGATGGAGATCGTAGAGATACTTAATAGTGCCTCCATGATAAAGATGCACCAACCGAACTTTAATTTTCACATTAACCCTAATCTTATCTCCCCAGATTGGGATAAAAAAGAGACTGTATGGGTCAAGAATCTAGTCTCATACCTAAATGGTGAAGGTCTGATTATATAA